One stretch of Armatimonadota bacterium DNA includes these proteins:
- a CDS encoding amino acid decarboxylase has protein sequence MPEDEEVSVGDLPPEAFRAAAHRTVDWIADYLAGAEAWPVLSSVTPGEIAAQLPQSAPERGQPLEAILADFHRIVMPGITHWNAPGFMAYFAISGSAPGIVGEMLAAALNVNAMLWRTSPAATELEEVTLDWLRQLIGLQDQYRGVITDTASVSSLLAITAARERLGLNAREEGLAGRPEVPRLRLYTSEQAHSSIDKAAIMVGIGLKSVRKIPVDSAFRMKPAALAAAVAEDRAAGWLPFCVAATTGTTSTGSIDPVREIADVCADSSLWLHVDGAYGASAAVVPEFRWVLDGCDRADSLVVNPHKWLFTPVDCSVLFVRNPQDFISTFSLVPEYLKSETDVTNYMDWGVQLGRRFRALKLWMVLRAFGAEGLRANIRSHIALAAEFADQIRGSERFELTAPPRLSVVCFRARPARDSTGDESDAINEAILARVNQSGEAFLSSTRLNGRLTLRLAIGNLRTERRHVMRVWELLQSAAAG, from the coding sequence ATGCCGGAAGATGAAGAGGTGTCCGTGGGTGACTTGCCGCCTGAAGCGTTTCGGGCGGCCGCGCACCGCACAGTTGACTGGATAGCCGATTACCTGGCGGGCGCCGAGGCATGGCCCGTGCTCTCCAGCGTGACGCCGGGCGAGATTGCCGCGCAACTGCCGCAAAGCGCGCCGGAGAGAGGGCAGCCGCTTGAGGCGATACTGGCCGATTTCCATCGGATTGTGATGCCCGGGATTACGCATTGGAATGCACCCGGCTTCATGGCATATTTCGCAATCAGCGGTTCGGCGCCTGGGATAGTCGGTGAGATGCTGGCAGCCGCGCTCAACGTGAATGCGATGCTCTGGCGGACGTCGCCGGCTGCCACCGAGCTGGAAGAGGTGACGCTGGACTGGCTGCGCCAGTTGATCGGGCTGCAGGATCAGTACCGGGGCGTAATTACCGACACGGCATCGGTGTCGTCTCTGCTGGCGATAACCGCCGCTCGCGAGCGGCTGGGCCTCAACGCGCGGGAGGAAGGGCTGGCCGGCCGGCCCGAAGTTCCGCGACTGCGCCTCTACACGTCGGAGCAGGCCCATTCCTCCATCGACAAGGCTGCCATCATGGTGGGAATCGGGCTCAAGTCGGTGCGGAAAATCCCGGTCGACAGCGCTTTCCGGATGAAGCCTGCCGCGCTTGCGGCCGCCGTGGCGGAGGATCGTGCTGCCGGTTGGCTGCCGTTTTGCGTTGCAGCCACAACCGGCACCACCTCAACGGGCTCCATCGATCCGGTACGGGAGATTGCGGACGTGTGCGCCGACAGCAGCCTCTGGCTGCACGTGGATGGCGCATACGGAGCATCAGCGGCGGTGGTGCCGGAGTTCCGCTGGGTGCTGGATGGCTGCGACCGCGCGGACTCTCTGGTGGTGAACCCGCATAAGTGGCTTTTCACACCGGTGGACTGCTCCGTGCTGTTTGTGCGCAACCCGCAAGACTTCATCAGCACCTTCAGCCTGGTCCCCGAGTATCTGAAGTCGGAGACAGATGTCACAAACTATATGGATTGGGGTGTTCAATTGGGCCGCCGTTTTCGCGCCTTGAAGCTGTGGATGGTGCTGCGCGCATTTGGCGCCGAAGGGCTGCGAGCCAACATCCGGAGCCACATCGCTCTTGCCGCGGAATTTGCAGACCAGATACGCGGTTCGGAACGGTTTGAGTTGACGGCTCCGCCACGGTTGAGCGTGGTCTGTTTCCGCGCCAGGCCTGCCCGTGACTCGACGGGCGACGAGAGTGACGCGATCAACGAAGCCATACTCGCGCGGGTCAATCAGTCGGGCGAGGCGTTTCTCTCTTCAACCCGGCTCAATGGCCGACTTACGCTGCGCCTGGCGATAGGAAACCTCCGTACAGAGCGCCGCCACGTGATGCGCGTGTGGGAGCTTCTGCAAAGCGCAGCGGCCGGATGA
- a CDS encoding ankyrin repeat domain-containing protein, producing MGRVMVMAPEELPLRRLVDAIVADDEPEFTALIHASPNAATAAFFLGATRQEPGANHLFLKEIGYVIYAGDTALHIAAASYRCRMAEALVRAGANVRARNRRGSEPLHAAAVGSPGSHRWDPAGQVATIEWLVEHGADPNAQNMDGATPLHRAVRTRCAEAVRALMKLGANPAICNKSGSTPLKLALHNTGRPGSGSPEAKAQQQEILRLLNAG from the coding sequence TTGGGTAGAGTCATGGTTATGGCGCCGGAAGAACTACCACTCAGACGGCTTGTAGATGCGATTGTGGCGGATGACGAACCGGAGTTCACCGCGCTGATTCACGCGTCGCCGAACGCTGCCACCGCCGCCTTCTTTCTCGGGGCAACACGCCAGGAACCGGGCGCCAACCACCTGTTCCTCAAAGAGATTGGGTACGTGATCTACGCGGGCGATACCGCGCTGCATATCGCCGCAGCCTCGTATCGATGCAGGATGGCGGAGGCGTTGGTCCGCGCCGGGGCCAATGTAAGAGCGCGGAACCGGCGTGGCAGCGAGCCGCTGCATGCCGCCGCCGTTGGTTCGCCAGGCTCACACCGGTGGGATCCTGCAGGGCAAGTTGCCACCATTGAGTGGCTGGTAGAGCATGGAGCAGATCCGAACGCCCAGAATATGGATGGCGCCACGCCACTGCACCGCGCCGTTCGAACACGCTGCGCAGAAGCGGTGCGCGCCCTCATGAAACTTGGGGCAAACCCGGCAATCTGCAACAAAAGCGGCTCCACGCCCTTGAAGCTGGCATTGCACAATACGGGTCGACCAGGGTCCGGCTCGCCCGAAGCGAAGGCGCAGCAGCAAGAGATTCTGCGGCTGCTGAACGCCGGTTAG
- a CDS encoding aminodeoxychorismate/anthranilate synthase component II — MILLIDNYDSFTYNLAQYLGELGSPPRVIRNDRITLDEVAELAPDRVVLSPGPCTPNEAGICVPLLQRFANTFPILGVCLGHQAIGQAFGGRVIRNERVMHGKTSKICHFDTGVFAGLPNPFVATRYHSLVVERATLPSCLEVTAETEAGEIMGIRHTRFAVEGVQFHPESVLTTCGKQLMANFLGVTAPPTAQPSR, encoded by the coding sequence ATGATCCTGCTGATCGACAACTACGACAGCTTTACGTATAACCTGGCGCAATACCTCGGTGAGTTGGGCTCGCCACCACGCGTTATTCGTAACGACCGCATAACGCTGGACGAAGTCGCAGAATTGGCTCCAGATCGTGTGGTGCTCTCCCCCGGCCCCTGCACCCCCAATGAGGCCGGTATCTGCGTGCCCCTGCTGCAGCGTTTTGCCAACACCTTCCCGATCCTGGGCGTCTGCCTCGGCCATCAGGCGATCGGACAGGCGTTCGGCGGCCGCGTGATCCGCAATGAGCGCGTGATGCACGGCAAAACCTCGAAGATCTGCCATTTCGATACGGGCGTATTCGCCGGCCTGCCCAACCCGTTCGTCGCTACCCGGTACCACTCGTTGGTTGTAGAGCGGGCAACCCTGCCCTCCTGCCTGGAGGTTACCGCTGAGACTGAGGCCGGTGAAATCATGGGTATCCGCCACACGAGATTTGCCGTTGAAGGCGTGCAGTTTCATCCCGAATCGGTTCTCACAACGTGCGGAAAGCAGCTGATGGCCAACTTCCTGGGCGTCACCGCGCCACCGACAGCCCAGCCTTCGCGGTAA